In Zingiber officinale cultivar Zhangliang chromosome 1A, Zo_v1.1, whole genome shotgun sequence, a genomic segment contains:
- the LOC122020915 gene encoding probable NOT transcription complex subunit VIP2 isoform X2, with translation MSGLLNPTLNDPASNLDSSGRPYTTSFSGQSNTTPGFHHSGALQGLHNIHGSYNLPNMPGSFASRNVTIGAAPLGSFQQPGGSISSGRFASNNILVASTQMTHGPGVSNRGGIDVGNHSFGSSNMNGVGGSISGLSSSSATGNRSSVPGLGVSPALGNVGPRLASTMGNIVGGDNMERNINSGGLSMPGLVSRVNLATNSGSGNFNVQGPNRLISGILQQGGSSDFSVDLHQKEQLHESISTLLSPHLPMTRSTGFSIGGTFPPNRQQQQLHATAASSGGLPFTPGNNQDLRSHGSDFFPSSHGKYHSRIQNSGAPRIGMRQLNSPASGMSAYDQLMQQYQQPQGQSQFRLQQIPDVSQSYRDQNVRSTPGLQIPPDPFGLLGLLSVNRMNNPDLSSLAIGIDLTTLGLNLNSSDNIHKTFGSPWCNEPAKGEPDYCVPTCYYAKPPPCLHHIYISKFQLSTLFYIFYSMPKDEAQLHASYELYSRGWLYHEDLQFWFKRVPNTEPLVKAHAYEGGSYLCFDPSTWRTISKEHLVLQYEAVEKEPILPSHHL, from the exons ATGTCTGGGCTTTTAAAT CCAACACTTAATGATCCGGCATCAAATCTCGATTCCTCAGGCCGTCCCTACACTACATCGTTTTCTGGCCAGTCTAATACAACACCTGGATTTCATCACTCCG GTGCTCTGCAAGGGTTGCATAACATTCATGGAAGCTACAACCTACCAAACATGCCTGGTTCATTTGCATCAAGAAATGTAACTATAGGTGCTGCCCCATTAGGTAGTTTTCAGCAACCAGGGGGAAGCATTTCTAGTGGGCGGTTTGCATCAAACAATATTTTGGTTGCATCGACTCAG ATGACTCACGGCCCTGGTGTCTCAAATAGAGGGGGTATTGATGTTGGAAATCATTCTTTTGGTAGTAGTAACATGAATGGAGTTGGTGGGTCAATTTCTGGCCTGTCCTCTAGTTCAGCTACTGGTAACCGTAGTTCTGTTCCTGGTTTGGGGGTATCTCCTGCTTTGGGTAATGTAGGCCCACGACTTGCAAGCACTATGGGAAACATTGTTGGTGGCGATAACATGGAAAGAAACATCAATTCTGGAGGATTATCCATGCCTGGTTTAGTCTCGCGTGTAAATTTAGCTACAAATAGTGGATCTGGGAACTTCAATGTACAAGGACCCAACAGACTGATCAGTGGCATTCTCCAACAGG GTGGCAGCTCAGATTTTTCTGTGGATTTGCATCAGAAGGAACAACTTCATGAAAGTATTTCTACCTTGCTGTCTCCTCATTTACCT ATGACTAGATCTACTGGATTTAGCATAGGAGGGACTTTCCCACCTAATCGTCAACAACAGCAGTTGCATGCTACTGCAGCTAGTAGTGGCGGACTTCCATTTACACCTGGAAACAATCAAGATCTACGCTCACATGGCTCTGATTTCTTTCCTTCATCTCATGGGAAATATCATTCACGG ATTCAAAACAGTGGAGCCCCTAGGATCGGAATGAGACAATTGAACTCTCCTGCTTCTGGTATGAGTGCATATGATCAGCTGATGCAGCAATATCAACAACCGCAAGGCCAATCTCAATTTCGACTACAGCAGATACCTGATGTTAGTCAATCCTATAGGGATCAGAATGTTAGGTCAACTCCAGGGTTACAAATTCCTCCTGATCCATTTGGTTTACTGGGCTTGTTGAGTGTTAATAGGATGAACAATCCTGATCTATCATCTCTTGCGATAGGAATTGATTTGACAACACTAGGACTGAACTTGAACTCATCAGACAATATTCATAAAACATTTGGTTCTCCATGGTGTAATGAGCCTGCAAAGGGGGAGCCTGATTATTGCGTTCCCACATGTTATTATGCCAAACCACCTCCTTGCCTACAT CACATATATATCTCGAAATTTCAGCTATCGACCCTGTTTTACATTTTTTATAG TATGCCAAAAGATGAAGCTCAACTTCATGCGTCTTATGAACT GTATTCTCGAGGTTGGTTATACCACGAAGACCTACAGTTTTGGTTTAAAAGAGTTCCAAACACCGAGCCTCTTGTGAAGGCCCATGCATATGAAGGAGGATCATACCTATGTTTTGATCCGAGCACGTGGAGAACAATTTCGAAG GAGCACCTCGTTTTGCAATATGAAGCAGTGGAAAAGGAACCAATACTCCCATCTCATCATCTTTAG
- the LOC122020915 gene encoding probable NOT transcription complex subunit VIP2 isoform X6 has protein sequence MPGSFASRNVTIGAAPLGSFQQPGGSISSGRFASNNILVASTQMTHGPGVSNRGGIDVGNHSFGSSNMNGVGGSISGLSSSSATGNRSSVPGLGVSPALGNVGPRLASTMGNIVGGDNMERNINSGGLSMPGLVSRVNLATNSGSGNFNVQGPNRLISGILQQGGSSDFSVDLHQKEQLHESISTLLSPHLPMTRSTGFSIGGTFPPNRQQQQLHATAASSGGLPFTPGNNQDLRSHGSDFFPSSHGKYHSRIQNSGAPRIGMRQLNSPASGMSAYDQLMQQYQQPQGQSQFRLQQIPDVSQSYRDQNVRSTPGLQIPPDPFGLLGLLSVNRMNNPDLSSLAIGIDLTTLGLNLNSSDNIHKTFGSPWCNEPAKGEPDYCVPTCYYAKPPPCLHHIYISKFQLSTLFYIFYSMPKDEAQLHASYELQIECRAFCSLSKEICELQFVSMYSRGWLYHEDLQFWFKRVPNTEPLVKAHAYEGGSYLCFDPSTWRTISKEHLVLQYEAVEKEPILPSHHL, from the exons ATGCCTGGTTCATTTGCATCAAGAAATGTAACTATAGGTGCTGCCCCATTAGGTAGTTTTCAGCAACCAGGGGGAAGCATTTCTAGTGGGCGGTTTGCATCAAACAATATTTTGGTTGCATCGACTCAG ATGACTCACGGCCCTGGTGTCTCAAATAGAGGGGGTATTGATGTTGGAAATCATTCTTTTGGTAGTAGTAACATGAATGGAGTTGGTGGGTCAATTTCTGGCCTGTCCTCTAGTTCAGCTACTGGTAACCGTAGTTCTGTTCCTGGTTTGGGGGTATCTCCTGCTTTGGGTAATGTAGGCCCACGACTTGCAAGCACTATGGGAAACATTGTTGGTGGCGATAACATGGAAAGAAACATCAATTCTGGAGGATTATCCATGCCTGGTTTAGTCTCGCGTGTAAATTTAGCTACAAATAGTGGATCTGGGAACTTCAATGTACAAGGACCCAACAGACTGATCAGTGGCATTCTCCAACAGG GTGGCAGCTCAGATTTTTCTGTGGATTTGCATCAGAAGGAACAACTTCATGAAAGTATTTCTACCTTGCTGTCTCCTCATTTACCT ATGACTAGATCTACTGGATTTAGCATAGGAGGGACTTTCCCACCTAATCGTCAACAACAGCAGTTGCATGCTACTGCAGCTAGTAGTGGCGGACTTCCATTTACACCTGGAAACAATCAAGATCTACGCTCACATGGCTCTGATTTCTTTCCTTCATCTCATGGGAAATATCATTCACGG ATTCAAAACAGTGGAGCCCCTAGGATCGGAATGAGACAATTGAACTCTCCTGCTTCTGGTATGAGTGCATATGATCAGCTGATGCAGCAATATCAACAACCGCAAGGCCAATCTCAATTTCGACTACAGCAGATACCTGATGTTAGTCAATCCTATAGGGATCAGAATGTTAGGTCAACTCCAGGGTTACAAATTCCTCCTGATCCATTTGGTTTACTGGGCTTGTTGAGTGTTAATAGGATGAACAATCCTGATCTATCATCTCTTGCGATAGGAATTGATTTGACAACACTAGGACTGAACTTGAACTCATCAGACAATATTCATAAAACATTTGGTTCTCCATGGTGTAATGAGCCTGCAAAGGGGGAGCCTGATTATTGCGTTCCCACATGTTATTATGCCAAACCACCTCCTTGCCTACAT CACATATATATCTCGAAATTTCAGCTATCGACCCTGTTTTACATTTTTTATAG TATGCCAAAAGATGAAGCTCAACTTCATGCGTCTTATGAACT ACAAATCGAATGCCGTGCCTTCTGTTCCTTGTCCAAGGAAATATGTGAGCTCCAGTTTGTTAGCAT GTATTCTCGAGGTTGGTTATACCACGAAGACCTACAGTTTTGGTTTAAAAGAGTTCCAAACACCGAGCCTCTTGTGAAGGCCCATGCATATGAAGGAGGATCATACCTATGTTTTGATCCGAGCACGTGGAGAACAATTTCGAAG GAGCACCTCGTTTTGCAATATGAAGCAGTGGAAAAGGAACCAATACTCCCATCTCATCATCTTTAG
- the LOC122020915 gene encoding probable NOT transcription complex subunit VIP2 isoform X8 produces MTHGPGVSNRGGIDVGNHSFGSSNMNGVGGSISGLSSSSATGNRSSVPGLGVSPALGNVGPRLASTMGNIVGGDNMERNINSGGLSMPGLVSRVNLATNSGSGNFNVQGPNRLISGILQQGGSSDFSVDLHQKEQLHESISTLLSPHLPMTRSTGFSIGGTFPPNRQQQQLHATAASSGGLPFTPGNNQDLRSHGSDFFPSSHGKYHSRIQNSGAPRIGMRQLNSPASGMSAYDQLMQQYQQPQGQSQFRLQQIPDVSQSYRDQNVRSTPGLQIPPDPFGLLGLLSVNRMNNPDLSSLAIGIDLTTLGLNLNSSDNIHKTFGSPWCNEPAKGEPDYCVPTCYYAKPPPCLHHIYISKFQLSTLFYIFYSMPKDEAQLHASYELQIECRAFCSLSKEICELQFVSMYSRGWLYHEDLQFWFKRVPNTEPLVKAHAYEGGSYLCFDPSTWRTISKEHLVLQYEAVEKEPILPSHHL; encoded by the exons ATGACTCACGGCCCTGGTGTCTCAAATAGAGGGGGTATTGATGTTGGAAATCATTCTTTTGGTAGTAGTAACATGAATGGAGTTGGTGGGTCAATTTCTGGCCTGTCCTCTAGTTCAGCTACTGGTAACCGTAGTTCTGTTCCTGGTTTGGGGGTATCTCCTGCTTTGGGTAATGTAGGCCCACGACTTGCAAGCACTATGGGAAACATTGTTGGTGGCGATAACATGGAAAGAAACATCAATTCTGGAGGATTATCCATGCCTGGTTTAGTCTCGCGTGTAAATTTAGCTACAAATAGTGGATCTGGGAACTTCAATGTACAAGGACCCAACAGACTGATCAGTGGCATTCTCCAACAGG GTGGCAGCTCAGATTTTTCTGTGGATTTGCATCAGAAGGAACAACTTCATGAAAGTATTTCTACCTTGCTGTCTCCTCATTTACCT ATGACTAGATCTACTGGATTTAGCATAGGAGGGACTTTCCCACCTAATCGTCAACAACAGCAGTTGCATGCTACTGCAGCTAGTAGTGGCGGACTTCCATTTACACCTGGAAACAATCAAGATCTACGCTCACATGGCTCTGATTTCTTTCCTTCATCTCATGGGAAATATCATTCACGG ATTCAAAACAGTGGAGCCCCTAGGATCGGAATGAGACAATTGAACTCTCCTGCTTCTGGTATGAGTGCATATGATCAGCTGATGCAGCAATATCAACAACCGCAAGGCCAATCTCAATTTCGACTACAGCAGATACCTGATGTTAGTCAATCCTATAGGGATCAGAATGTTAGGTCAACTCCAGGGTTACAAATTCCTCCTGATCCATTTGGTTTACTGGGCTTGTTGAGTGTTAATAGGATGAACAATCCTGATCTATCATCTCTTGCGATAGGAATTGATTTGACAACACTAGGACTGAACTTGAACTCATCAGACAATATTCATAAAACATTTGGTTCTCCATGGTGTAATGAGCCTGCAAAGGGGGAGCCTGATTATTGCGTTCCCACATGTTATTATGCCAAACCACCTCCTTGCCTACAT CACATATATATCTCGAAATTTCAGCTATCGACCCTGTTTTACATTTTTTATAG TATGCCAAAAGATGAAGCTCAACTTCATGCGTCTTATGAACT ACAAATCGAATGCCGTGCCTTCTGTTCCTTGTCCAAGGAAATATGTGAGCTCCAGTTTGTTAGCAT GTATTCTCGAGGTTGGTTATACCACGAAGACCTACAGTTTTGGTTTAAAAGAGTTCCAAACACCGAGCCTCTTGTGAAGGCCCATGCATATGAAGGAGGATCATACCTATGTTTTGATCCGAGCACGTGGAGAACAATTTCGAAG GAGCACCTCGTTTTGCAATATGAAGCAGTGGAAAAGGAACCAATACTCCCATCTCATCATCTTTAG